TATTAAAGTTGATCAAATGAGTCTTTATAAGTTAGTTATTTACTCCAGTAATATTTTTGTTGCGTGTATTTGTCTAAAATTTGTGTTCACACAAAAGTAAAAAGATCGATCAGAAAGTCACAAGATTTTTCCAAGTAAAAGTTTTACGTTGATTTGAACGTGAAAGCGATGTAAACGCGTGGTAGTAACGAGAAATGGTCTAGTCAAATAACGTCTACGCTTCTAGATCAATCACAATTAAGGAATGTGAGAGAaattaagtattattttatttccccaacaagaaaaactaattttttgagGTTCGATTTTAGTTTTACCTTTTTAAATATGTGCAAGATGTTTATTATAACACCAGTAAACACATATAggagaaaatgaataaaattaattacgGTTTAgtaaaattttggttttgaaaattttcaaaattaattaattatgttatgcATAAacgataatatattattatcgaTTCAACTAATATTTTTCGAATTATGTATAAAGTTTCTTTATGAGGTGAACTAAGGTACATTATGTTCAATATACTACTAACTTTTGTTTTCACATTTATAGATAAACTAAGAAAATAACTAAGATAATGTAATGTTCTCATAGTATATGGTTGTCCAAAATTGGTTTTATTACTTTATTCCTTCTACCTACCATGGTTTCATCCTTTAACAAAGTAAAGTTTCGTCTTACCGTTTTCTCTACGCAATGGTGTTATACAATAGTATATATACTCattccataaaaaatataaaagccaATTACAACTCGTTCCTTTTTAATGTTCTGTTCTGatgttttattatgtaataagaatccttttttttttctctttaatataAGATatcttcaaataattatatatcaataaaaaatcaatgagttgttttattttaaacacttagtattaatattagttttattttttataataattacttttaatattctCTTTTCAATTatccacacacacacatagtaagtatcaaaaagaaaaaaaactttatctatagaaattataaattatttaacactaacttttactaaaatttaataattagtataaagtaaaaatgtgtttgAAGATAATGCTCTAACTAAAATGTATTGATTGCATTGCAACGCCTACTTTGAATTAGTACTCATTTTACTACATCTAGATACAATAATTATATCTGATTTGTCGTGCGTTGATTGGGTGAAGAATTACATACACCTACTTGTATTATATAAATATCTCCAAAGTCCACACTTCCCTATGTGTTCAATTCTGCATTCTCCATTCTCAAACTTAAGCTTTCAATCTCTGAAACTCTTCTCCTCTCCGATATGGTTCTCTCCAAAACCGCATCCGAATCCGACGTTTCCGTCCACTCCACCTTCGCTTCTCGCTATGTCAGAACTTCACTTCCCAGGCATGTCATATTGCGTATTTTCTTTCCGCACATTAAACTGAATTTTCACACCTTTTATGTGTATGATAAAATTCCTATGATAGTTTGTTAGTTTGTTTGTTTGGTGTGGATCTGAAACTAATGTTAATTTGGAGAGACGAAACAGGTTCAGGATGCCGGAGGAGTCGATTCCAAAGGAAGCAGCGTACCAGATCATAAACGATGAGTTGATGTTGGATGGGAACCCGAGGTTGAACTTGGCTTCATTTGTGACGACATGGATGGAACCTGAGTGTGATAAACTCATCATGGCTTCCATCAATAAGAACTATGTTGACATGGATGAGTACCCTGTCACCACTGAGCTTCAGGTAACTCTCTACCTTCCTTCACTCTTTACCTCGCagtattaaaaattgaaattgacaAATTGTTGGGTAGTGGGGGTGGTTACGTTTTGTTTgactttttgaataaaataactGCCTAAATTTGCTTTAAATGTgacttttgaaatttatttctttttgttctaataacaaaaataaaaaacacaagtACTTGTGAAGCAAAGCAGATCTAtgtttcaaagaaaaataatgaataatttgaGGGATTGGTAGAAAATAAATGTTGATGTGAGATtcacgttttttatttttttattatgtgtttCATCTAGAGagtgtttaaaaatgttatgttTTCAATGTAGAATAAGTTAGATGTTTGAAAAATCAATTTACGTTtagtaaatttttcttttaaataagttACTGTAGCACATGAtctttgtttataattttatattttcagttttggacacactattttttttatatgaaaattttcaattaaacgGATCGTTATTTGCGACAGgtgagataaaataaattaatagctCGTCGTGAGTAacattttaacttatttatgcATTACTATAAATgtatacataaaattaattcattaactATGAAAAAGCACTCACTTTATTGCTAACAACAACGTGTCATGATTTGACTTACATAATAATCAATGTATTTTAGGTTTAgttgttttttcttatttttttaatttgactatACTATTAATAAAAAGTTGTATGATCTTAGtcgtttaatttttaaaatattgaaaatttttatttctacataattaaaatctaaaataaattgtattaaaactatttttgcttaacttgaaaacaaaatttgcaTGTATGTGGACATTTTGAAATGTATTTCAGATCACTCCTTTTCTCCCGTTTTGATTGGTCTTCCAAATGCCGTATCCGTTAGTTAATTAGAATTTCCTCCTCCATCACGCGCAACAATCACGCCGaccttattaattaattttaaaatgttgtacaattaattaattttactctttttaatgAATGATTAATTATCttctttgtttaaaaaaaataatttatagagggatttcttttctttaaagaaTATCAGCTTTACGAAAATTGAATCTTTTGCTGAGAAATGTTTGAGGTTAGAGAAAGAGacttgttgtttttgtttgctATTATTAGAATATTCATTTCTGTTTGGTTTTTGTCGGTTATGTAATTAGTCTCTTCTGGTTCGTGACTTTATGTACTTACAGATCATCAAAACCCTTTTGTTTAGCTTTTTCCTCCCCGACAATTTGTCGATCACActttttctacaattttatttctttatatttggTTGACAagagctttatatatatatatatatatatatatatatatatatatatattatttaaacgGTTGCACTATACTTTTTAACAAGAGGAATAGAAAGAAGCATTTTAGAAAATGTAATTTTGTACATACGTATGTAATTGGAACTTGAAGGACCACAAGAAAATGTGAATGacgtagaaaaaaaaaatacaaaactaatGGTTTGATAATGTTGGGTGGCACGTGTTTGAAAGAGACCCTCGGGATATTTTTCTGTGTCTGCacagcaaaaagaaaaaaaaaagaacttttgGTAAGATTTTAATTCTGGTAGGAAAATAAGTCTTCAGAAAACCCACGGGGATGTTTCTCTTCAAAAGCTCTGAatattcttttttctctttccaaTTTTCGTATAAAAACCTATATTAGGTATTGATCAACAACTTATGAACTCAATTATATAGTTAATTTTAACCTCTTCAAATGatcaataaaaagaatttatgaattataaaagaaactaataaatGATTTGGTAAGATGAtactttcttattttaaaattttcattatttaaaaatatcacttTAAAGTACTTCAAATAGTCTTCTTTAGATATTGACTTGAACTTTTTTTACAGAAAGTATTGAAACAAAATGGTACTATTTTACTAGTGATATTTTGCTCTGAATCATTTACAGACACGCATGGGCTTTCAGTATTCTCTTGAAATGAGCCATTCTTATGATGATAAAGTTTGATGAAAATTAATGGCATGATTGAAAGGAGAAGATAAACCTTTTAAACAATTatgcttatttatttaatcGAAAGGaagtgaaacaaaataaaaagttgagGTCTACTCACGATCGTTGCTTCCCCATTTCATGAAATTAATTGTATGTTTGAAAGTTTCACATGCAGTGTTATGATGGGGACAGGCATGCTACCTTTTCAACCATGTTtagtataagaaaatattttttccccGTTTTagagaataataaattatagaaaatatgatttttagtAATAACTGAAGTgtgtttataaataatttaaaaaaatgaacttttgaaataaaaaaggatATTATAtcagaaattttaattatttatcacattaaattaaataatttaatgagaATATTATGATAATCTTATCATAGTaccaaaaatatgattttagaaaagACAAAAGTTACAATTTCCTCtgatcaattatatataatttaaattaatgataCTCCACCTTTGAAAAAAAACAGTGTAATGCATATTTGAAGATTAATACAGGCGGTGCGCTATGTAGCATTTTATTGTGCCTATTTAACTAATTCACTATAGATAtcacttttttgtattttaaatataaaaaataatttaatatttaataataagaatttgttaaaactcactaatatataatgttttaaaagtcgaaaaccaattttaaactttaaaggtaattatttttcatttatgttaaaagtaggctttatttttcatttcaaatagtACGTAGACAAAAACTAATGTTttaaaagtcaaaaagaaagtttaaaacAATTTCAGAAAACATAAACACATTTGATCTGAAGTAGAAGGTTGCACTTTTAATGAACTAGATCGTGTTGAATAAGAGTGTCTGTAAGTTACAATTCAGATTAATTtcaccaatattttttaaatccatCAGTGTTTCATTCTAGGAAAAGTCCGTATGACAGAAAGTGAAACACATTGAAagtaaagtttatttaaaaaattatagttttaatgatttatctattccataaaataaaatagactttattatttacttttcatATTTAGAAACATCTATTTCAGTTcttatatatatgaatttagtctATAAGAATAGCAAAGAATTAAATGTAAATGATAAATGTAGATTACAAAAGTGATTTTGAagtatttgaattaaaaactaAAGTTTGTAACATTCCCAATTCTGAAGAagattaaacatattttatatttatgatttccACAGCTGCTGCAACTGTAAGACTATAATTTGCATTAGAAAAATAGCAGGATTACATGAGACTTGAGAAAAGTATGGagtttcatttctttcttgtATGAATGCAGAATCGATGTGTGAACATGATAGCTCATCTTTTTAATGCACCACTACAAGAATCTGAAGCTGCTGTTGGTGTTGGCACGGTCGGTTCATCAGAAGCCATAATGTTGGCTGGATTGGCATTCAAAAGGAAGTGGCAAAACAGAAGGAAAGCAGAGGGAAAGCCTTATGACAAACCCAACATTGTCACCGGAGCCAACGTTCAGGTAGACTtcaaaagttttcattttcagGAACATCACTGACATGCAATAAGTTCTAGCTTTGCTTTGTTGAATGTGGAATTGGTATGACTTTTTGGTTCTGTTCATGTGAAGGTTTGCTGGGAGAAATTTGCAAGGTACTTCGAGGTGGAGTTGAAGGAAGTGAAGCTGCGTGATGGATACTATGTAATGGACCCTGACCAGGCTGTGGAATTGGTGGATGAGAACACTATTTGTGTTGCTGCTATCCTTGGTTCCACACTAAATGGAGAGTTTGAGGATGTCAAACGCCTCAATGATCTTCTTATCGAAAAGAATAAGCAAACTGGGTACCACTATTTCTCTTTTACTATCCCTATTTTTAAATGTTCCTTGCTTTAAACACCATGTTTAGATTGAATATGCTGCAGCTTCCTTTAGTATCTTCTTATAAACCTCTCAGTAAATCTGATTGATTGAGGGTATGAAATTTTCTGTTCCGATAATGCATGCAGATTTTTGAACTGACATGTGAAATTGTTTGGTAGGTGGGACACTCCTATTCATGTTGATGCAGCCAGTGGTGGATTCATTGCCCCATTTATTTACCCAGAGCTTGAGTGGGATTTCCGATTACCACTAGTGAAGAGCATCAATGTTAGTGGACACAAGTATGGTTTGGTGTATGCTGGAATCGGTTGGGTTATCTGGAGGACCAAGGAGGACCTGCCTGAAGAACTCATCTTCCATATCAACTATCTCGGAGCTGATCAACCCACCTTCACACTTAACTTCTCCAAAGGTAACACATAATTGAATTACTCTGTTTTAGTCTATCTAAGTATTACCTACCAACAAGAAGTTTTATATTACTTACAATTTCTTACCTCCACCATTCATTGGTTTTACGCAATGCAGGTTCCAGCCAAGTCATTGCTCAATACTACCAACTAATTCGCCTCGGTTATGAGGTAATACGTTTAACCAAGAGACCCAGTTATAATGGCAGTAGTGTTACTCTAATCCCTCTAATTCACActacaaaaatgaataaaagagGATTACTTTACTTGTAACACATTCTGTTAGAACTCTCTTTTACAgttgaaatt
This portion of the Vigna unguiculata cultivar IT97K-499-35 chromosome 6, ASM411807v1, whole genome shotgun sequence genome encodes:
- the LOC114188225 gene encoding glutamate decarboxylase 1-like, which gives rise to MVLSKTASESDVSVHSTFASRYVRTSLPRFRMPEESIPKEAAYQIINDELMLDGNPRLNLASFVTTWMEPECDKLIMASINKNYVDMDEYPVTTELQNRCVNMIAHLFNAPLQESEAAVGVGTVGSSEAIMLAGLAFKRKWQNRRKAEGKPYDKPNIVTGANVQVCWEKFARYFEVELKEVKLRDGYYVMDPDQAVELVDENTICVAAILGSTLNGEFEDVKRLNDLLIEKNKQTGWDTPIHVDAASGGFIAPFIYPELEWDFRLPLVKSINVSGHKYGLVYAGIGWVIWRTKEDLPEELIFHINYLGADQPTFTLNFSKGSSQVIAQYYQLIRLGYEGYRNVMENCRDNMLVLKEGLEKTGRFSIVSKDNGVPLVAFTLKDHTHFDEFQISDLLRRFGWIVPAYTMPPDAQHVTVLRVVIREDFSRTLAERLVADVEKVLHELDGLPARVISSTTVAVNTEENGKVVKKSALETQREITAVWKKFVLERKKLNDKMNGVC